A stretch of uncultured Campylobacter sp. DNA encodes these proteins:
- the dnaE gene encoding DNA polymerase III subunit alpha, producing the protein MSDYTHLHLHTEYSLLDGANKVSELAELLQSRGTKACAITDHGNMFGAIDFYQTMKKHGIKPIIGIETYLHNHEDIGDKSDRQRYHLILLAKNETGYKNLMYLSSRAFLDGFYYYPRINKKILKEHSEGLICSSACLAGEVEFHLNRSERNLKRGAGGYEAAKKAALEYKEIFGEDFYLEIMRHGIGEQLNVDKDLIRLSREIGVKIIATNDAHYSRKDRAKAHDVYQCISMGKTINDGDRLKHVVSEFYVKSDEEMRRLFADIPEVIENTAEIVEKCNLKFAFDEKDYAPTPPNFKFTIEYAARLGLSLPQPDERYSFSNDDFLFDYLCREGLKERLKFIDPTKHEIYRERLEKELAIIKNMHFSGYMVIVQDFINWAKDHDIPVGPGRGSAAGSICAYALRITDLDPIPYNLLFERFLNPSRISMPDIDVDFCQARRGEVIDYVIDQYGKYNVAQVATFGKLLARGVIRDVARVCDMPLSQADKMAKLIPDKLGITLKQAYDAEPKLKEFIDADPIAQQVWEFALGLEGLNRNAGMHAAGVVISNEPLWNKAPLFKQDKGEDARLVTQYTKNYLEDVDLIKFDFLGLKNLDVIDNAAKLVKRRYGRDIVWEEIDFNDHKTYETIQSGNTLGIFQIEGVGMQDLAMNLRPDRFEDIIAMISLYRPGPMDLIPDFIRIKHGELSASYIFPEIKEILEPTYGIIVYQEQVMQIVQKVGGFSLGDADLVRRAMGKKDEKKLAHMREQYLSGAKELGFDVAKADELFDLIMKFASYGFNKSHAAAYSMITFQTAYLKTYYPAEFMAALLTSEEGNTDKISKYIDEASRLGIGLLPPSINQSLRGFSVVDDENSKSGTSIIYGLGAIKGVGGAAIENILELQSEAKFQSIDDFASRVDNFRVNKKVIESLIYAGAMDCLGKSRLAMIQNMENILDVMKKITEIKKDAASSLFGEDEDMTSGMSVSFVDTDKEFPQGEILKFEQQTVGVYLSGHPLDDYKEEIEGIDYTLSSAFSEIEGDSAEVLSVGRIEDLSTRMTKTGKKMGILNVLDLHGSFELAVFDNALKAIENLSPQERERPYAFMIKISKSAVGGAAYQLSFLSMMSLQNARDPSFRPHAGVFLGENPLRAYAAELGGISYTKSSEFGELVDDGGAGVKILCVGRIENVFSRTTKSGKQMANLTVLDLAGSFEMSAFGDICDAVTALTDAQLERPMAFWARLSKNTSPYGGKFQIYLDEILTLDAAQNIDGYVPSKVRGSGGRERGGFNGGNSGFGGERSGSYGGENSVGRRGGFAAEDPALKARKEREAQRKNAQDFEFELSLGELSREKIYKIYYLAFCDTALKNTKRLILRIRNGSEVLVYPTEYIVSDNFTEKVREIIAA; encoded by the coding sequence ATGAGTGACTACACCCACCTGCACCTTCACACCGAGTATTCGCTGCTAGACGGCGCAAATAAAGTAAGCGAGCTCGCCGAGCTTTTGCAGAGCCGCGGCACCAAGGCGTGCGCGATCACCGATCACGGCAATATGTTCGGCGCGATAGACTTTTATCAGACGATGAAAAAGCACGGCATTAAACCTATCATCGGCATCGAGACCTACCTGCACAACCACGAGGATATCGGCGATAAAAGCGACCGCCAGCGCTACCACTTGATACTGCTTGCCAAAAACGAGACGGGTTATAAAAATTTAATGTATCTTAGCTCGCGCGCGTTTTTGGACGGCTTCTACTACTATCCGAGGATCAACAAAAAAATTTTAAAAGAGCATAGCGAGGGGCTCATTTGCTCCTCGGCATGCCTAGCGGGCGAGGTGGAATTTCATCTAAATAGAAGCGAGCGAAATTTAAAGCGCGGCGCGGGCGGCTACGAAGCGGCGAAAAAAGCGGCGCTTGAGTATAAGGAAATTTTCGGCGAGGATTTTTATCTAGAAATCATGCGCCACGGCATCGGCGAGCAATTAAACGTCGATAAAGACCTCATCCGCCTTTCGCGCGAAATCGGCGTCAAGATCATCGCCACGAACGACGCTCACTACTCGCGCAAGGATCGCGCCAAGGCTCACGACGTCTATCAGTGCATCTCGATGGGCAAGACGATCAACGATGGCGACCGCCTAAAACACGTCGTTTCGGAATTTTACGTAAAAAGCGATGAGGAGATGAGGCGGCTTTTTGCGGATATCCCCGAAGTGATCGAAAATACCGCCGAGATCGTAGAAAAATGCAATCTGAAATTTGCTTTCGACGAGAAGGACTACGCGCCGACGCCGCCGAATTTTAAATTTACGATCGAATACGCCGCTAGGCTCGGGCTTTCGCTTCCGCAGCCTGATGAGCGCTATAGCTTTTCAAACGATGACTTTTTATTCGATTATCTGTGCCGCGAAGGGCTTAAAGAGCGCCTTAAATTTATTGATCCTACTAAGCATGAAATTTATCGCGAGCGCCTGGAAAAGGAGCTTGCCATCATCAAAAACATGCATTTTTCGGGCTATATGGTCATCGTGCAGGATTTCATCAACTGGGCGAAGGATCACGACATTCCGGTTGGCCCAGGTCGCGGCTCTGCGGCGGGCAGCATCTGCGCGTATGCGCTTCGCATTACTGACCTCGATCCGATCCCGTATAATCTACTTTTTGAGCGATTTTTAAATCCGTCGCGTATCTCGATGCCCGACATCGACGTGGATTTTTGCCAGGCGCGCAGAGGCGAGGTGATCGACTACGTCATCGATCAGTATGGCAAATACAATGTAGCGCAGGTTGCGACCTTCGGTAAGCTGCTCGCGCGCGGCGTCATCCGCGACGTGGCTCGCGTCTGCGATATGCCGCTTTCGCAGGCCGATAAGATGGCAAAGCTGATCCCCGATAAGCTCGGCATCACGCTCAAGCAGGCTTACGACGCCGAGCCGAAGCTGAAAGAATTTATCGATGCAGATCCGATCGCACAGCAGGTTTGGGAGTTTGCGCTGGGCCTTGAAGGGCTAAATCGCAATGCAGGTATGCACGCTGCGGGAGTGGTGATCTCAAACGAGCCGCTGTGGAACAAAGCGCCGCTATTTAAGCAGGATAAGGGCGAGGATGCGCGCCTAGTAACGCAATACACCAAAAATTATCTCGAGGACGTCGATCTGATAAAATTTGACTTCCTGGGTCTAAAAAACCTCGACGTTATCGATAACGCCGCCAAGCTCGTCAAGCGCCGCTACGGCCGTGATATCGTCTGGGAGGAGATAGATTTCAACGACCACAAGACCTACGAGACGATTCAAAGCGGTAACACGCTGGGGATTTTTCAAATCGAGGGCGTGGGCATGCAGGATCTTGCGATGAACCTGCGCCCCGACCGCTTCGAGGATATCATCGCGATGATCTCGCTATACCGCCCGGGGCCGATGGATCTAATCCCTGATTTTATCAGGATCAAACACGGCGAGCTGAGCGCTAGCTATATCTTCCCAGAGATAAAAGAAATTTTAGAGCCCACATACGGTATCATCGTCTATCAAGAGCAGGTCATGCAGATCGTGCAGAAGGTGGGCGGCTTTAGCTTGGGCGATGCCGATCTGGTGCGCCGCGCGATGGGTAAAAAGGATGAGAAGAAGCTTGCCCACATGCGAGAGCAGTATCTAAGCGGTGCCAAAGAGCTGGGCTTTGACGTAGCTAAGGCGGATGAGTTATTTGATCTGATTATGAAATTTGCCTCCTACGGCTTTAACAAATCCCACGCCGCGGCGTATTCGATGATCACCTTTCAGACGGCCTATCTTAAGACCTACTATCCGGCGGAGTTTATGGCGGCGCTGCTTACTTCAGAGGAGGGCAATACCGATAAAATTTCAAAATATATCGACGAGGCTAGCCGCCTGGGTATCGGGCTTTTGCCACCGTCGATCAATCAAAGCTTAAGAGGCTTTAGCGTCGTGGATGACGAAAATTCCAAATCGGGCACCTCGATCATCTACGGTCTCGGCGCGATCAAGGGGGTGGGCGGCGCCGCGATCGAGAATATCTTAGAGCTTCAGAGCGAGGCTAAATTTCAAAGCATCGACGATTTTGCTTCGCGCGTGGATAATTTCCGCGTCAATAAAAAGGTCATCGAGTCGCTGATCTACGCAGGCGCGATGGATTGCCTGGGCAAGAGTCGCCTGGCGATGATTCAAAATATGGAAAATATCCTAGACGTGATGAAAAAAATCACCGAGATTAAAAAGGACGCCGCAAGCTCGCTTTTTGGCGAGGATGAGGATATGACTAGCGGCATGAGCGTGAGCTTCGTCGATACCGACAAGGAATTTCCGCAGGGCGAAATTTTGAAATTTGAGCAGCAGACCGTGGGCGTGTATCTTTCGGGACATCCGCTAGATGATTACAAAGAGGAGATAGAAGGTATCGACTACACGCTATCCTCGGCATTTAGCGAGATCGAGGGCGATAGCGCCGAGGTGCTTAGCGTGGGGCGGATCGAGGATCTATCCACGCGCATGACGAAAACGGGCAAAAAAATGGGGATTTTAAACGTGCTTGATCTGCACGGCAGCTTCGAGCTCGCGGTGTTCGATAACGCGCTAAAGGCGATCGAAAACTTAAGCCCGCAGGAGCGGGAGCGCCCGTACGCCTTTATGATTAAAATTTCAAAAAGCGCGGTCGGCGGCGCAGCGTATCAGCTGTCGTTTCTTTCGATGATGAGCCTGCAAAACGCCCGTGATCCGAGCTTTCGTCCGCACGCGGGAGTATTTCTGGGCGAAAATCCGCTAAGAGCCTATGCCGCCGAGCTTGGCGGCATTTCATACACCAAATCCAGCGAATTCGGCGAGCTGGTAGACGACGGGGGCGCGGGCGTTAAAATTTTATGCGTCGGCAGGATCGAAAACGTCTTTTCGCGCACGACCAAATCGGGTAAGCAGATGGCAAATCTTACGGTGCTTGATCTTGCGGGCAGCTTCGAGATGAGCGCGTTCGGCGATATTTGCGATGCGGTCACTGCGCTAACGGATGCGCAGCTGGAGCGCCCGATGGCGTTTTGGGCGCGGCTTAGCAAAAACACGAGCCCTTACGGCGGCAAATTTCAAATTTATCTGGATGAAATTTTAACTCTAGATGCCGCGCAAAATATCGACGGCTACGTGCCTAGTAAGGTGCGAGGCTCCGGTGGTAGGGAGCGCGGAGGCTTTAACGGCGGCAATTCCGGCTTCGGTGGCGAACGAAGTGGCAGCTACGGCGGAGAGAATTCTGTGGGGCGAAGGGGTGGGTTTGCTGCGGAGGATCCCGCCCTTAAGGCGCGCAAAGAGCGCGAGGCACAGCGAAAAAACGCGCAGGATTTCGAGTTTGAGCTAAGCTTAGGCGAGCTTAGTCGCGAGAAAATTTATAAAATTTACTATCTCGCATTTTGCGACACGGCGCTGAAAAACACCAAGCGGCTGATTCTGCGAATCCGCAACGGCAGCGAGGTGCTAGTTTATCCGACCGAATACATCGTGAGCGATAATTTCACTGAAAAGGTGCGCGAAATCATCGCGGCGTAA
- a CDS encoding amino acid racemase has translation MKRVGIIGGMGPLASADLYMKIIEETAAGSDQENIPLVIDSYPQIEDRTAFILGKGENPLPRLSESAVRLKNAGCKAFAMACNTAHFFADDVEAAVEIPLIHIAEVTVKAIRKNYPNAHKIAVLATIGTKKAKIYDDPLKEAGLISVDLGEENQAVLMDCIYKGVKAGKTAEYVGAFENLLGKIDADIYVVACTELPLFLPLIKSDKIFVDPTRELAKAIVEFSRS, from the coding sequence ATGAAAAGAGTTGGAATTATCGGTGGAATGGGACCTTTGGCGAGTGCGGATCTGTATATGAAGATCATAGAAGAGACTGCGGCGGGCAGCGATCAAGAAAATATTCCGCTTGTAATCGATAGCTATCCGCAGATCGAAGATCGCACGGCGTTTATCTTAGGCAAGGGCGAAAATCCGCTTCCGCGCCTAAGCGAGAGCGCCGTTAGGCTCAAAAATGCAGGCTGCAAGGCGTTTGCGATGGCGTGCAACACGGCGCATTTTTTCGCAGACGATGTAGAAGCTGCGGTGGAAATCCCGCTAATTCATATCGCCGAGGTCACCGTAAAAGCGATTCGCAAAAATTATCCAAACGCCCATAAAATAGCTGTGCTAGCAACTATCGGTACAAAAAAAGCTAAAATTTACGACGATCCGCTTAAAGAAGCGGGGCTAATCAGCGTGGATCTCGGCGAAGAAAATCAAGCGGTTTTGATGGATTGCATCTACAAAGGTGTTAAGGCGGGCAAGACTGCCGAATACGTGGGAGCTTTTGAGAATTTGCTAGGCAAAATCGATGCTGATATTTACGTCGTTGCCTGCACCGAGCTGCCGCTATTTTTGCCGTTAATCAAAAGCGATAAAATTTTCGTCGATCCTACTAGAGAGCTTGCTAAAGCGATCGTGGAATTCTCAAGATCGTAG
- a CDS encoding dicarboxylate/amino acid:cation symporter: MSENQTKKGGILAFYFNSSLLWRIIIALVLGSAIGMLLPKNMPVGDTTWVAILTPLGDLFVRLLKMIMVPIIICSLIVGTSSISPAHLGKVGVKAIIFYAITTLFAIVIGLACAFVFSPGSGLDLSDASKAVEKAANAPSMSKILLNIIPTNPFDSIAKGEILPIIAFCLFLGVGLAFCRDISDARIKNSADTVYNFFDGMSEIMFKVVHWVMQYAPIGVFALMFVVFNKSGIEAFSSLLNVTITLYVGLAIQVFAVYCVICMLIGVSPIKFLKKVRPPMLTAFVTRSSNGTLPITMQTAEDMGIPKAIYGFVLPVGATVNMNGTTVYLGVCTLFIANACGIDLNSSHYLTIIITSMLAAIGTAGVPGAGALMLLLVLESIGVKVSGNVAIAYGMILGIDAILDMGRTSMNVTGDVVASIYVAKSENEMDMSKWEN, from the coding sequence ATGTCAGAAAATCAAACGAAAAAAGGCGGAATTTTAGCCTTTTATTTTAACTCAAGCTTGCTTTGGCGCATCATTATCGCTTTAGTGTTGGGCTCTGCGATTGGTATGTTACTACCTAAAAATATGCCGGTGGGCGATACAACGTGGGTGGCGATTTTAACACCTTTGGGAGATCTTTTCGTGAGACTTTTAAAGATGATTATGGTGCCGATCATTATCTGTTCGCTGATCGTGGGCACTAGCAGTATCTCGCCCGCGCACCTGGGCAAAGTAGGCGTTAAGGCGATCATATTTTACGCTATAACGACGCTTTTTGCGATCGTCATCGGCCTAGCGTGTGCGTTTGTATTTTCTCCAGGTAGCGGGCTTGATCTAAGCGATGCGTCCAAGGCTGTCGAAAAGGCAGCGAACGCGCCTAGTATGAGTAAAATTTTGCTTAATATAATTCCTACGAATCCTTTTGATTCCATAGCCAAGGGCGAAATTTTGCCGATCATCGCGTTTTGCTTATTTCTTGGCGTAGGGCTTGCGTTTTGTCGCGACATTAGTGATGCTCGTATTAAAAATTCCGCTGATACGGTTTATAATTTTTTCGACGGAATGAGCGAGATTATGTTTAAGGTCGTGCACTGGGTAATGCAATACGCACCAATTGGCGTTTTTGCGCTAATGTTTGTAGTGTTTAATAAAAGCGGTATCGAGGCTTTCAGCTCGCTATTAAATGTCACGATTACCCTATACGTGGGACTTGCGATTCAAGTATTTGCGGTTTATTGCGTTATTTGTATGCTTATCGGAGTTAGCCCGATTAAATTCCTTAAAAAAGTGCGTCCGCCGATGCTTACGGCTTTTGTTACCCGCAGCTCCAACGGCACGCTTCCGATTACGATGCAAACCGCCGAAGATATGGGAATTCCAAAGGCGATCTACGGCTTTGTTTTGCCCGTGGGCGCTACGGTGAATATGAACGGCACGACCGTATATTTGGGCGTGTGCACTCTTTTTATCGCTAATGCTTGCGGTATCGATCTAAACAGCAGCCACTACCTCACGATCATCATCACTTCGATGCTTGCGGCGATCGGAACTGCCGGGGTTCCGGGAGCCGGTGCGCTGATGCTGCTTTTAGTGCTCGAGTCTATCGGCGTCAAGGTAAGCGGTAATGTAGCGATCGCTTACGGAATGATTTTGGGCATTGATGCGATTTTGGATATGGGGCGAACCTCGATGAACGTAACGGGCGATGTTGTCGCGTCGATCTACGTCGCAAAGAGCGAAAACGAAATGGATATGAGTAAGTGGGAGAATTAA
- a CDS encoding DUF2130 domain-containing protein → MANVKCPHCGSQIDIDEALQRDIKAKFEDEILQQKRKWQQQQNEATLKFEAEIAAKREEYAKHLAQLQAKENAFEQRVKAATDSALNNEREKILALAKSQIESENAAKFEILQKELQEKSQRISELNLIKAEMEAQKRKFSELEAENKAKSEIELTNRVNQERERLSKQISQENELKFRQKDEQIQSLIGQINELKRRSEVGSQQLQGEVQELALQEYLRLNFPLDEIDEVKKGARGADCVQTVHTREFAGCGKILYESKRTKSFEPKWIDKLKDDMIGESAQIGVIVTEQMPPHSPRLHQAPSDASIWICSFEEFKGLCAVLREHVVALAFAKRSGQNQDSKTAMLYDYLTSPEFANQIKTIVSAFVGMQESLNKERNAMERIWKQREKQIARARDGAIAMHASIRSIAGSGIAQLEDVDEILSLEAIATESEAGALQNQDGDETP, encoded by the coding sequence ATGGCTAACGTAAAGTGCCCGCACTGCGGCTCGCAGATTGATATAGACGAGGCGTTGCAACGCGATATCAAGGCTAAATTTGAAGATGAAATTTTGCAGCAGAAGCGAAAGTGGCAGCAGCAGCAAAACGAAGCCACGCTTAAATTTGAAGCCGAGATCGCCGCTAAGCGTGAGGAGTACGCGAAGCATCTTGCGCAGCTGCAAGCGAAGGAAAACGCTTTCGAGCAGCGCGTAAAAGCGGCGACCGATTCCGCGCTAAACAACGAGCGGGAGAAAATTTTAGCGCTCGCAAAATCTCAGATCGAGAGCGAAAATGCGGCGAAATTTGAAATTTTACAAAAGGAGCTGCAAGAAAAATCGCAAAGAATTTCGGAGCTAAATTTAATAAAGGCCGAAATGGAAGCGCAAAAGCGTAAATTTAGCGAGCTTGAAGCCGAGAATAAAGCCAAATCCGAGATCGAGCTAACCAACCGCGTAAACCAAGAGCGTGAGCGGCTTTCGAAGCAAATTTCGCAGGAAAATGAGCTGAAATTCCGCCAAAAAGATGAGCAGATCCAAAGCTTAATCGGCCAAATAAACGAGCTCAAGCGCCGCTCGGAGGTGGGCTCGCAGCAGCTTCAGGGCGAGGTGCAGGAGCTTGCGCTACAGGAGTATCTGCGGCTAAACTTTCCTTTGGACGAGATAGATGAGGTCAAAAAGGGCGCGCGCGGCGCAGACTGCGTGCAGACAGTGCATACGAGGGAGTTTGCGGGCTGCGGTAAAATTTTATACGAGAGTAAGCGCACGAAAAGCTTCGAGCCCAAATGGATCGACAAACTCAAAGACGATATGATAGGCGAGAGCGCGCAGATCGGCGTTATCGTCACCGAGCAGATGCCGCCTCACAGCCCTAGGCTGCATCAAGCGCCGAGCGATGCTAGCATCTGGATCTGTTCGTTTGAGGAATTTAAGGGGCTTTGCGCCGTCTTGCGCGAACATGTCGTGGCGCTTGCGTTTGCCAAAAGATCGGGGCAAAATCAAGATAGCAAAACGGCGATGCTCTACGACTATCTGACCTCGCCCGAGTTTGCAAACCAGATAAAGACGATCGTTTCGGCATTTGTCGGCATGCAAGAGAGCCTAAATAAGGAGCGCAACGCGATGGAGCGCATCTGGAAACAGCGTGAAAAACAGATCGCGCGTGCGCGAGACGGCGCGATCGCGATGCACGCAAGTATCAGAAGCATCGCCGGAAGCGGCATAGCGCAGCTGGAGGACGTCGATGAAATTTTAAGCCTCGAGGCGATTGCGACGGAGAGCGAAGCGGGCGCGCTTCAAAACCAAGACGGCGACGAGACGCCATAG
- the putP gene encoding sodium/proline symporter PutP, with amino-acid sequence MSFWTYCAIAIYFSALIFIGRYYYDKNASLSEYLLDNRRLGPFVTALSAGASDMSGWMLLGVPGAMFATGICNIWIALGLCVGAWCNYKFLAKRLRIYTEVASDSVTIPDFLENRFKDRTKTLRIISGLLIIIFFTLYVSSGIIAGGKTFESFFGLSFTYGAVATILIVVFYTFFGGFKAVAITDAFQGALMFAVLILIPLFSYRALQIPADSSFLAQVRLYGANHLDLFYNQSFLGVLGLLAWGLGYFGQPHIIVRFMAIRSSRELDSARRIGISWMVLGLAGAMLSGLIGFVYFSQKGLNIDDPEKIFLELGKIFFHPFILGVIISAVLAAIMSTISSQLLVSASAVTKDFIFAFYKKEVSERTQTLSSRIAVVIIAAVAAILAFGSNDTVLNVVGNAWAGFGASFGAVLLFSLYSKKMSALSALVGMLVGGITVICWILSGLSGVVYELLPGFCFSALAILLVNRYNSVLDKMADEPNAAQISQEFEKMKEQSLGSKNG; translated from the coding sequence ATGAGCTTTTGGACCTATTGCGCAATCGCGATATATTTCAGCGCACTTATTTTTATAGGTAGGTATTATTATGACAAGAATGCGAGCTTAAGCGAGTATCTGCTCGATAACCGCCGCCTAGGCCCATTCGTAACGGCACTTAGCGCGGGCGCTAGCGATATGAGCGGCTGGATGCTTTTGGGAGTGCCCGGCGCGATGTTTGCAACGGGAATTTGCAATATCTGGATAGCCCTAGGACTTTGCGTGGGCGCATGGTGCAATTATAAATTTCTTGCAAAAAGACTTAGAATTTACACCGAGGTAGCAAGCGACAGCGTCACGATCCCGGATTTTTTAGAAAACCGCTTTAAAGACCGTACCAAGACGCTTCGCATCATCTCGGGGCTTTTGATCATCATATTTTTTACGCTCTATGTTAGCAGCGGCATCATCGCGGGCGGCAAGACCTTTGAGAGCTTTTTCGGGCTAAGCTTTACCTACGGCGCGGTCGCTACGATCTTAATCGTCGTGTTTTATACCTTTTTCGGCGGATTTAAGGCCGTCGCGATCACCGACGCATTTCAGGGTGCGCTGATGTTTGCGGTGCTTATTTTAATCCCTCTGTTTTCTTACCGCGCGCTGCAGATCCCTGCGGACAGCTCCTTTTTGGCGCAGGTACGGCTATATGGCGCGAACCATCTTGATCTATTTTACAATCAAAGCTTCTTAGGCGTTTTGGGTCTGCTTGCTTGGGGGCTCGGATACTTCGGGCAGCCGCACATCATCGTGCGCTTTATGGCGATCAGAAGCTCGCGTGAGCTTGATAGCGCGCGCCGCATCGGAATTTCGTGGATGGTGCTAGGTCTTGCGGGCGCGATGCTTAGCGGTCTGATCGGCTTTGTGTATTTTTCGCAAAAGGGCCTTAACATAGACGATCCCGAAAAAATTTTCCTAGAGCTCGGTAAAATTTTCTTTCATCCATTTATCCTAGGCGTGATAATCTCTGCGGTACTGGCGGCGATTATGAGCACCATCTCAAGTCAGCTTTTGGTAAGCGCTAGCGCGGTTACGAAAGATTTTATCTTCGCGTTTTATAAAAAAGAGGTGAGCGAGCGCACGCAGACGCTAAGTAGCCGTATCGCCGTCGTGATCATCGCCGCAGTCGCCGCGATATTGGCGTTTGGCTCAAACGATACGGTGCTAAACGTCGTCGGAAACGCCTGGGCGGGATTTGGCGCGAGCTTCGGCGCGGTGCTGCTTTTTAGCCTGTATTCTAAAAAGATGAGCGCGCTCTCGGCTTTGGTGGGCATGCTCGTAGGCGGTATCACGGTCATTTGCTGGATCTTATCGGGGCTTTCAGGGGTCGTTTACGAGCTGCTGCCAGGCTTTTGCTTTTCGGCGCTTGCGATACTGCTCGTAAATCGCTACAACTCGGTGCTTGATAAGATGGCTGATGAGCCCAATGCCGCGCAAATTTCGCAGGAATTTGAAAAGATGAAAGAGCAGAGTTTGGGAAGCAAAAATGGCTAA
- a CDS encoding amino acid ABC transporter permease — protein MAVGLYFTYPELSEAQKISYAKSYGITLILTSGGIVIGIALGFMLAFLKFLNNKFLSFIIDEYVDIIRGTPIVIQLMVFVFIIFATWSNNIAAAIFALGLNSSAYVAEIVRSGINSVDRGQMEAARAMGLGYGTAMKEIVFPQAIKNILPALANEFISLFKETSVVGLVAITDLTFFSKSMQAALYTVQPILFAAVLYYASVKFFSFLVKMLESRLNRND, from the coding sequence ATCGCCGTGGGGCTTTATTTCACCTATCCCGAACTGAGCGAAGCGCAAAAAATTTCATACGCCAAAAGCTACGGCATTACTCTTATTTTGACCTCCGGCGGCATTGTGATCGGTATCGCATTAGGATTTATGCTGGCATTTTTAAAATTTCTAAACAATAAATTTCTAAGCTTCATTATCGACGAATACGTAGACATCATCCGCGGAACTCCAATCGTTATCCAGCTGATGGTGTTTGTGTTTATTATCTTTGCTACGTGGAGCAATAATATCGCAGCTGCGATCTTTGCGCTGGGGCTTAATAGCTCAGCTTACGTCGCGGAGATCGTGCGCAGCGGTATAAACAGCGTCGATCGCGGCCAGATGGAAGCTGCGCGCGCGATGGGGCTAGGCTACGGCACGGCGATGAAAGAGATCGTCTTTCCGCAGGCGATAAAAAATATCCTGCCTGCGCTTGCGAATGAGTTTATTAGCCTATTTAAAGAGACCTCGGTCGTGGGCCTCGTAGCAATTACTGATCTTACGTTTTTTTCAAAAAGTATGCAGGCGGCGCTTTATACCGTCCAGCCGATACTTTTTGCCGCAGTGCTTTACTATGCAAGCGTGAAATTTTTCTCGTTTTTAGTAAAAATGCTAGAAAGTAGGTTAAACCGCAATGATTGA
- a CDS encoding amino acid ABC transporter ATP-binding protein, whose translation MIEISNLTKSYGNLSVLKGISKTINKGDIVAIIGPSGGGKSTFLRCLNLLEIPSGGTIKIDGDDITDKHTDINKIRRKVSMVFQHFNLFANKNVLENLTLAPIKAGIYTKEQAYAKAEELLQKVGLSNKAYTYPHKLSGGQKQRIAIARSLAVNPDVILFDEPTSALDPEMIGEVLGIMKEVAKEGITMLVVTHEMGFARNVANRIFFMEGGKIAVDDTPKNVFENPQNPRLKEFLNKILNH comes from the coding sequence ATGATTGAAATATCAAATTTAACCAAATCCTACGGCAATTTATCGGTGTTAAAAGGAATTTCAAAGACCATAAATAAAGGCGATATCGTAGCGATAATCGGCCCTAGCGGCGGCGGTAAATCAACCTTTTTGCGCTGCTTAAATCTGCTTGAAATTCCAAGCGGCGGCACTATTAAAATAGACGGCGATGATATTACCGATAAGCACACTGATATTAATAAAATTCGCCGCAAAGTTAGTATGGTCTTTCAGCATTTCAACCTCTTTGCAAATAAAAACGTACTAGAAAATTTAACTCTAGCGCCCATAAAAGCGGGTATCTATACTAAAGAACAAGCCTACGCAAAAGCAGAGGAACTGCTGCAAAAGGTCGGTCTTAGCAATAAGGCCTATACTTATCCGCACAAGCTTAGCGGTGGGCAAAAGCAACGCATCGCAATCGCTAGAAGTTTGGCGGTAAATCCGGACGTGATTTTATTCGATGAGCCCACTTCGGCGTTAGATCCTGAGATGATCGGCGAGGTGTTAGGTATAATGAAAGAGGTCGCCAAAGAGGGCATTACGATGCTTGTGGTAACGCACGAGATGGGCTTTGCACGCAATGTCGCGAATAGGATTTTTTTTATGGAGGGCGGCAAGATCGCTGTGGATGATACGCCTAAAAACGTATTTGAAAATCCGCAAAATCCGAGATTGAAAGAATTTCTAAATAAAATTTTAAACCACTAA